One stretch of Priestia megaterium DNA includes these proteins:
- a CDS encoding amino acid ABC transporter permease has protein sequence MPIIDLRFALEQTPEVLKGVPLTLTIAIISMALGSIFGLFIALCRIYKIPLLKQTAVIYVSFMRGTPLLVQLYVFFYGIPIFIEFLNETQGWDLGGDTISPLIYALIAYTLNTSAYQSEVFRSSIQTIDRGQFEAAYSIGMTTFQAIKRIIFPQSLVAAIPNLGNIFISLIKATSLAFAVKVVEIMAISKVIANDGYRYLEMYLVASLIYWILCFFFERLFVVIEKKLSYYELREEVRSAS, from the coding sequence TTGCCTATTATTGATTTGCGATTTGCTTTGGAGCAAACTCCTGAAGTCTTAAAAGGTGTGCCTTTAACACTAACCATAGCGATCATTTCAATGGCGTTAGGAAGTATTTTTGGTCTTTTCATTGCGCTATGCAGAATATATAAAATTCCACTGCTAAAGCAAACAGCTGTTATATACGTCTCATTTATGAGAGGCACTCCACTGCTCGTACAGCTCTATGTATTTTTCTACGGAATCCCTATTTTTATAGAATTTCTAAACGAGACTCAAGGATGGGACTTAGGTGGGGATACTATTTCACCTTTAATTTATGCTTTAATTGCGTACACATTAAATACCTCTGCTTATCAATCAGAGGTATTCCGTTCTTCTATTCAAACCATTGACCGTGGTCAATTTGAAGCTGCATATTCAATAGGAATGACTACTTTTCAAGCTATTAAAAGAATTATCTTCCCTCAGTCTTTAGTAGCCGCTATTCCTAACCTTGGAAACATTTTTATTAGTTTAATTAAAGCCACTTCTCTTGCTTTTGCGGTAAAAGTAGTTGAAATTATGGCGATATCTAAAGTCATCGCCAATGATGGGTATAGATATTTAGAAATGTATCTGGTCGCTTCACTTATTTACTGGATTCTTTGCTTTTTCTTTGAAAGGCTATTTGTAGTCATTGAGAAAAAACTTAGTTATTATGAATTAAGAGAAGAAGTGCGTTCAGCTTCTTAA
- a CDS encoding amino acid ABC transporter permease, translated as MISTDFHDWLKLLWQVVDKLPLTLFMLGLSLLFSLLLGFLIALIRIQKKPVLSKMATIYLSFMRCTPLLVQLFLVYFGLPQLLLLVHIDINSWSRITFLVIAFSLHTAAPLSEIIRSAYFSIDKGQFEAAYSIGMNYFQTLRRIILPQAFVAALPNLGNATISLLKDTALAFTIGIIDIMGQVRLILGNNYGIGMFEIYITISLVYWSMCIVIEITVSYLEKHFKKGGVSISK; from the coding sequence ATGATTAGTACTGATTTTCATGATTGGTTAAAACTATTGTGGCAAGTGGTAGATAAACTTCCTTTAACACTATTTATGTTAGGTCTTTCTCTACTTTTTTCGTTGCTTTTAGGTTTCTTGATTGCCCTTATACGCATTCAAAAAAAGCCTGTTCTTTCTAAAATGGCAACCATCTATTTATCTTTTATGCGCTGTACACCGCTGCTTGTTCAGCTGTTTCTTGTATACTTTGGCCTTCCTCAGCTGCTGCTGCTTGTCCATATCGACATTAACAGCTGGAGCCGCATCACTTTCTTGGTTATTGCTTTTTCATTACATACTGCCGCCCCTTTATCAGAAATTATTCGTTCAGCATATTTTTCGATTGATAAAGGGCAGTTCGAAGCAGCTTATAGTATTGGCATGAACTATTTTCAAACCTTAAGAAGAATTATCCTTCCTCAAGCGTTTGTAGCAGCACTACCTAATTTAGGAAATGCTACGATTTCATTATTAAAAGATACTGCACTTGCTTTTACTATCGGGATTATTGATATCATGGGGCAAGTTCGCCTTATCTTGGGCAACAACTATGGAATAGGAATGTTTGAAATTTATATTACGATCTCACTTGTTTATTGGAGCATGTGTATCGTAATTGAAATCACGGTCAGTTACTTAGAGAAACATTTTAAAAAAGGCGGCGTCAGCATCTCTAAATAA
- a CDS encoding transporter substrate-binding domain-containing protein, translating into MKKLCFTLALAIGLIMALGGCSQSSSSENSDKKVVKVALSDEVNPPFLFTDEQNEPIGYDMDYLKELEKKLPEYKFEYTLGEEETNLVGVSTGKYDFAINWFFKNPEREEKFLYPAHEYGYSLTALVTQKSRNDIKTLDDMVGKKFPPVSATGGLRAILNAYNKEHATKPLTLESIDNPSTAENLKLVNKGKSDAIFLNVTTFNEVQKQLKLNLKVGGIVSKEPTWLVFNKNNQKLADEIDKATVKLQNDGTLESLAKEWFKVNFFKDLKYINQQNFNFQD; encoded by the coding sequence ATGAAAAAATTATGTTTTACTTTAGCTTTGGCAATTGGACTTATTATGGCTTTAGGAGGATGCTCTCAAAGCTCTAGCTCAGAAAATAGCGATAAAAAAGTAGTCAAAGTTGCTTTGAGTGATGAAGTAAATCCGCCTTTTCTATTTACGGACGAACAGAATGAGCCCATTGGATATGATATGGATTATTTAAAGGAGCTTGAAAAAAAGCTTCCAGAGTACAAATTTGAATATACCCTTGGAGAAGAAGAAACAAATTTGGTAGGTGTCTCGACGGGAAAATATGATTTCGCCATCAACTGGTTCTTTAAAAACCCTGAACGTGAAGAAAAGTTTCTTTATCCTGCACATGAATATGGTTATTCTTTAACGGCTTTAGTGACACAAAAATCACGAAACGATATCAAAACACTTGACGATATGGTAGGTAAAAAGTTTCCACCTGTATCGGCTACGGGTGGATTGCGCGCTATTTTGAATGCTTATAACAAAGAACATGCCACTAAGCCTTTAACATTAGAAAGCATTGATAACCCTTCTACGGCAGAAAATTTAAAGTTGGTAAATAAAGGTAAATCGGATGCTATTTTTTTAAACGTAACAACATTTAACGAAGTACAAAAACAGCTCAAATTAAATTTAAAAGTAGGGGGCATTGTATCAAAAGAACCAACTTGGTTAGTCTTTAATAAAAATAATCAAAAACTTGCTGACGAGATTGATAAAGCGACAGTCAAACTACAAAATGACGGAACGCTAGAAAGCTTGGCTAAAGAATGGTTTAAAGTAAATTTCTTTAAAGACTTAAAGTATATTAATCAACAAAACTTCAATTTCCAAGATTAA
- a CDS encoding MetQ/NlpA family ABC transporter substrate-binding protein: MKKFVWLFALLAVITVVGGCGNKEKASGQNSDKKEDIVLKVGAASTPHAEILKYVEPDLKKEGIKLDIVNIKDGIQTNEQTANGELDANYFQHTPYLEQTNKDSGLNLVSVTNVHIEPFGVYSKKIKSIDDLSKGAKVAVPNDPVNFSRALELFEANGIIKLNKKPGGSSYTVEDISKNKKKLDFVAVDGPLLVRSLDDVEASAINTNYALEGGFKPTKDALIIEKKESPYVNILVTTKEKKDDKNIQRLAKALTTDKVKKFINDKYDGAVVPAF, translated from the coding sequence ATGAAGAAATTTGTATGGCTTTTTGCATTATTAGCAGTGATTACTGTTGTGGGAGGGTGTGGAAATAAAGAAAAAGCATCTGGCCAAAATAGTGACAAGAAAGAAGATATAGTTCTTAAAGTGGGAGCAGCTTCCACGCCGCATGCCGAAATTTTAAAGTATGTGGAACCCGATTTGAAAAAAGAAGGTATAAAGTTGGACATTGTAAATATTAAAGACGGCATACAGACAAATGAACAAACAGCAAATGGAGAATTAGATGCCAACTATTTTCAGCATACGCCATACTTAGAGCAAACGAATAAAGACAGTGGATTGAATCTTGTCAGCGTGACAAATGTTCATATTGAACCGTTTGGAGTGTATTCTAAAAAAATAAAATCAATTGACGATTTATCCAAAGGAGCAAAGGTTGCTGTTCCTAATGATCCGGTGAATTTTTCACGTGCACTAGAGCTTTTCGAGGCTAATGGAATTATTAAATTAAATAAGAAACCTGGTGGCAGTTCTTATACGGTTGAAGATATTTCAAAGAATAAAAAGAAGCTAGACTTTGTTGCAGTAGATGGTCCGCTTCTTGTCCGTTCTCTTGATGATGTAGAAGCTTCAGCTATCAATACGAATTACGCTCTTGAAGGCGGATTTAAACCAACTAAAGATGCGTTAATTATTGAAAAGAAAGAGTCTCCTTATGTGAACATTCTAGTGACTACGAAAGAGAAAAAAGATGATAAAAATATCCAACGTTTAGCAAAAGCACTTACGACAGACAAGGTTAAAAAGTTTATTAATGACAAATACGATGGCGCAGTCGTTCCAGCTTTCTAA
- a CDS encoding methionine ABC transporter ATP-binding protein — MITFQGVSKVFESGSKKVEALKDIELTIQKGDIFGVIGLSGAGKSTLLRTINLLEYPTSGEVIVDGENLATLSETELRKNKKRIGMIFQHFNLLNSKTVFENIAMPLILSGKPKKDIKLRVEELLHFVGLEDKTGVYPDHLSGGQKQRVGIARALATNPSILLCDEATSALDPHTTESILKLLKRVNEEYQITIVIITHEMEVIKQICNRVAVMKDGKIIETGNVFDIFSNPRTEIAKNFVQSVVRDDIPQNVYELVQTTNSNQKIFKINFLGSNSGQSVISTLSKRFNVQVNILLGNITELQGIPFGHLIIELIGTQEEIDRAELYALQQNIKMEEVVANVRSKPRVDISGFVGNTVHG; from the coding sequence TTGATAACGTTTCAAGGTGTTTCAAAAGTATTCGAGAGTGGTTCAAAGAAGGTTGAAGCTCTCAAAGACATTGAATTAACCATACAAAAAGGAGACATATTTGGGGTAATTGGATTAAGCGGGGCAGGAAAAAGTACACTTCTTCGAACGATTAATCTGCTGGAGTACCCGACGTCAGGTGAAGTGATCGTAGATGGAGAAAACTTAGCAACGTTGTCTGAAACGGAGCTAAGAAAAAACAAAAAAAGAATCGGCATGATCTTTCAACACTTTAATCTATTAAATTCAAAAACGGTGTTTGAAAATATAGCAATGCCGCTTATATTAAGTGGAAAACCAAAAAAAGACATAAAGCTACGTGTAGAAGAACTTCTTCATTTTGTAGGTTTAGAAGACAAAACAGGTGTATATCCCGATCATCTGTCAGGAGGTCAAAAACAGAGAGTGGGCATTGCACGTGCATTAGCAACAAACCCTTCTATTTTATTATGTGATGAAGCAACTTCGGCATTGGATCCGCATACAACAGAATCTATTTTGAAATTGCTGAAAAGAGTTAATGAAGAATATCAAATTACGATAGTAATAATCACACACGAAATGGAAGTCATTAAGCAAATTTGTAATCGTGTCGCTGTGATGAAAGACGGGAAAATTATTGAAACAGGAAATGTATTTGATATTTTTTCAAATCCACGTACTGAAATTGCTAAAAATTTTGTTCAGTCCGTTGTTCGAGATGACATTCCGCAAAACGTGTATGAATTAGTACAAACTACAAATTCAAATCAGAAGATTTTTAAGATTAACTTTCTCGGCAGCAATTCTGGTCAATCTGTGATTTCAACCTTATCAAAGCGCTTTAATGTACAGGTGAACATTTTACTTGGAAACATTACGGAGCTACAGGGCATTCCATTTGGGCATTTAATTATTGAATTAATTGGCACGCAAGAAGAAATAGACAGAGCTGAACTATATGCACTGCAGCAAAATATAAAAATGGAAGAGGTGGTTGCAAATGTTAGAAGTAAGCCAAGAGTTGATATTAGCGGCTTTGTGGGAAACACTGTACATGGTTAG
- a CDS encoding methionine ABC transporter permease, whose protein sequence is MLEVSQELILAALWETLYMVSASLLFGALIGIPLGILLVVTRKGHILENRVIFSILNPIVNIFRSIPFIILLVAIIPFTRFVVGTTIGTTAAIVPLVLHIGPYMARLVENSLLEVNEGIIEAAQAMGASKTQIVFRFLIPEAFPSLILSLTTVTIGLIGATAMAGAIGGGGLGDLAITYGYQRFSTITIVVTVVLLIIIVQGIQSLGNVIERKIRRV, encoded by the coding sequence ATGTTAGAAGTAAGCCAAGAGTTGATATTAGCGGCTTTGTGGGAAACACTGTACATGGTTAGTGCTTCCCTGCTTTTCGGGGCTTTAATTGGAATTCCTTTAGGGATTTTACTTGTTGTAACACGCAAGGGTCATATTCTTGAAAATCGAGTTATTTTTTCAATTCTAAATCCTATTGTAAACATTTTTCGTTCGATTCCGTTCATTATTTTACTTGTAGCAATTATCCCATTTACAAGGTTCGTCGTCGGAACAACTATTGGTACAACGGCGGCTATTGTTCCGCTGGTTTTACATATTGGACCTTATATGGCTAGGCTCGTTGAAAATTCTTTGCTTGAAGTAAATGAAGGCATTATTGAAGCAGCGCAAGCGATGGGCGCTTCTAAAACCCAAATTGTATTCCGTTTTTTAATTCCAGAGGCCTTTCCCTCTCTTATTTTAAGCTTAACAACTGTCACAATTGGGTTAATTGGAGCAACTGCAATGGCCGGTGCTATCGGAGGCGGGGGGCTTGGTGATTTAGCTATTACTTACGGCTACCAGCGCTTCAGCACGATTACGATTGTAGTCACCGTTGTGCTCCTTATTATTATTGTTCAAGGTATTCAATCTTTAGGAAACGTTATCGAACGCAAGATTAGAAGAGTGTAA
- a CDS encoding MetQ/NlpA family ABC transporter substrate-binding protein — MKKPIFLLLLLFILAITGCSNSLSSADSKEAKIKIGIRSSELRTWEFIKEKAKKQGLDIELVNFSSAYDPNQALAEGEIDVNAFQHVAYLDSFNQKNGTDIVPIGTTIIAPLGLYSEKYKSLKDIPNGAQIAVPNDPSNWGRALVLLQEADLITVVEGFDGNGGEDKIKSNPKNLKIVPVDSASTPRVMQDTAASIINNGVAVEAGLSLKDALIHENKTAKPYINVIAARKKDQDKAYLKKLVKVYQSKNTAAFIKKAYKGNYIPTFISLKELNTYKDTYKTK, encoded by the coding sequence ATGAAAAAACCGATATTCCTGCTTTTGCTGTTGTTCATCCTCGCCATAACAGGATGTTCTAATTCCCTATCTAGTGCCGATAGTAAAGAAGCTAAAATTAAAATAGGCATCCGAAGCTCTGAACTTAGGACGTGGGAATTTATAAAAGAGAAAGCAAAAAAACAAGGGCTGGATATAGAACTTGTGAATTTTTCTTCAGCTTACGATCCTAATCAAGCCTTAGCTGAAGGAGAAATAGATGTAAATGCGTTTCAGCACGTTGCGTATTTAGATTCATTTAATCAAAAGAACGGAACGGATATTGTGCCAATCGGAACGACGATCATTGCGCCTCTAGGTCTTTATTCCGAAAAATATAAATCATTAAAAGACATTCCAAATGGTGCTCAAATTGCTGTTCCAAATGATCCTTCCAACTGGGGAAGAGCATTAGTTTTGCTGCAAGAAGCGGATTTAATTACGGTGGTCGAAGGCTTTGACGGTAACGGAGGAGAGGATAAAATTAAAAGCAACCCTAAAAATTTAAAGATTGTTCCCGTCGATTCTGCAAGCACTCCCCGCGTTATGCAAGATACCGCGGCTTCCATTATTAACAACGGTGTAGCTGTGGAAGCGGGTCTAAGCTTAAAGGACGCACTTATTCATGAAAATAAAACAGCGAAGCCCTATATTAATGTCATCGCTGCAAGAAAAAAAGATCAGGATAAAGCGTATTTAAAGAAGCTAGTAAAAGTGTATCAATCAAAAAATACGGCTGCCTTTATTAAAAAAGCATACAAAGGAAATTATATTCCGACGTTTATTAGTTTGAAAGAATTGAATACGTACAAAGACACGTATAAAACAAAATAA
- a CDS encoding LLM class flavin-dependent oxidoreductase has translation MAKERKMKLAAYLIGTGMHVASWRHPDSKPNASIDVSVYQKLAQTAERGKFDIAFIADSLAVNTESHPQILNRFDPIVIITAMAAATEKIGIVATSSTTYNEPYTLARQFASVDHVSGGRAGWNVVTTADATGETALNFSRDTHWEHDHRYERAEEFIDVVQGLWDSWEDAAFLYDKENGAFFDAKKVHELNYKGKYFSVKGPLNIARSVQGQPVIVQAGSSEPGQRLAARTAEVVFAHRDNIEEAKSFYKSLKSRLSEYNRTEADLHILHGISPIVGETEEEAIQKYNDLQKLVNPYEGLKFVSGYMGNVDFTKYTLNTPASEVEFSSVNGIQSQFDEMLRIIAKEKLTVGDLYTRFFGAARRDNFVGTPIQIADEMEKWFQEKAADGFMLQFPLLPAGLDDFVNFVVPILQERGLFRIDYEGNTLRDHLELKKPRNRFVGESVRPIV, from the coding sequence ATGGCCAAGGAACGAAAAATGAAACTTGCCGCTTATTTGATTGGCACAGGCATGCATGTAGCTTCATGGCGTCATCCTGATTCAAAGCCTAACGCAAGTATCGACGTTTCTGTGTATCAAAAGCTTGCACAAACCGCTGAAAGAGGAAAATTTGATATCGCATTTATTGCCGACAGTTTAGCAGTAAATACGGAGTCACATCCTCAGATTTTAAATCGATTTGATCCTATTGTAATCATTACAGCAATGGCAGCAGCTACTGAGAAAATTGGCATTGTTGCCACATCTTCAACTACTTACAATGAACCTTATACACTAGCGCGACAGTTCGCCTCTGTCGATCATGTAAGTGGAGGGAGGGCGGGCTGGAATGTTGTGACGACAGCAGATGCAACAGGTGAAACGGCGTTAAACTTTAGCCGGGATACTCATTGGGAACATGATCACCGTTATGAACGTGCGGAAGAATTTATTGATGTTGTTCAAGGGTTATGGGATTCGTGGGAAGATGCTGCCTTTTTATATGATAAAGAAAACGGAGCGTTTTTTGATGCTAAAAAGGTACATGAACTTAACTATAAAGGTAAGTATTTTTCTGTAAAAGGGCCGTTAAATATCGCTCGTTCCGTCCAAGGACAGCCAGTTATCGTTCAGGCCGGTTCTTCTGAGCCGGGACAGCGCTTAGCGGCAAGAACGGCAGAAGTGGTATTTGCTCACCGAGATAACATAGAAGAAGCCAAAAGTTTTTATAAATCCCTTAAATCAAGGCTTTCTGAATACAATAGAACAGAAGCGGATTTACATATTCTTCACGGCATTTCCCCTATTGTAGGAGAAACAGAAGAAGAAGCGATTCAAAAATACAACGATTTACAAAAGCTAGTGAATCCGTATGAAGGATTAAAGTTCGTTTCTGGGTATATGGGGAACGTTGATTTTACGAAGTATACCCTTAATACTCCTGCATCAGAGGTGGAGTTTTCATCGGTGAATGGCATCCAAAGTCAGTTTGATGAAATGCTAAGAATTATAGCGAAAGAAAAACTAACGGTAGGGGATCTTTACACGCGATTTTTCGGTGCTGCAAGAAGAGATAACTTTGTAGGGACCCCCATTCAAATTGCGGACGAAATGGAAAAATGGTTTCAGGAAAAAGCAGCGGACGGATTTATGCTGCAGTTTCCTTTGCTTCCAGCTGGCTTAGATGATTTTGTGAATTTTGTTGTACCAATCTTACAAGAAAGAGGTTTGTTTCGGATAGACTACGAAGGAAACACTTTAAGAGATCATTTGGAGCTTAAGAAACCTAGAAATAGGTTTGTTGGTGAAAGTGTAAGACCTATAGTGTAG
- the map gene encoding type I methionyl aminopeptidase, with product MIIGNEQDLESLRKIGRIVALAREEMKNQAKAGMTTKELDMIGKKILDEHGATSAPEKEYNFPGVTCISVNEEVAHGIPGDRVLQDGDLVNVDVSAVLDGYYSDTGISFVIGQDEEKEKLCQAAVDAFWAAMKKVKAGSKQNQIGRAVSNFAHKNGYAVIENLTGHGVGRSLHDAPNHILNYYDPMDKALLKKGLVIAVEPFISMKADHIIERGDDGWTFVTPDNSLVAQCEHTIVVTNGEPIILTEL from the coding sequence ATGATTATTGGTAACGAACAAGATTTAGAAAGTTTACGTAAAATTGGACGCATCGTTGCACTTGCACGCGAAGAGATGAAAAACCAAGCAAAAGCTGGCATGACAACGAAAGAGCTTGATATGATCGGTAAAAAAATATTGGATGAACACGGTGCTACTTCTGCACCTGAAAAAGAATATAATTTCCCAGGTGTAACGTGCATTAGTGTAAACGAAGAAGTGGCTCACGGTATTCCGGGAGATCGAGTATTACAAGATGGCGATTTAGTAAATGTGGATGTATCTGCCGTACTTGATGGCTATTATTCAGATACGGGCATTTCATTTGTCATTGGGCAAGACGAAGAAAAAGAAAAGCTGTGCCAAGCTGCAGTTGATGCATTTTGGGCAGCCATGAAAAAAGTAAAAGCTGGTTCAAAACAAAATCAAATTGGTCGTGCTGTATCTAACTTTGCACACAAAAACGGATATGCTGTTATTGAGAACTTAACAGGTCATGGTGTTGGCCGCAGCTTGCATGACGCTCCTAACCACATTTTAAACTATTATGATCCAATGGATAAAGCACTTTTGAAAAAAGGTCTTGTTATTGCTGTCGAGCCATTTATTTCTATGAAAGCTGATCATATCATTGAACGCGGAGACGACGGCTGGACATTTGTTACGCCGGATAATAGTCTTGTGGCACAATGTGAACATACCATTGTTGTCACAAATGGTGAACCAATTATTCTAACTGAACTATGA
- a CDS encoding alpha/beta hydrolase: MKQVIKNIQNDQHLLFTYDSRPMTENMKRYSEFYNLPTEGLMYRYGFETVAHERLFIQSFRPLQIKAHILLLHGYYDHAGVLSTVIRFLIQKGFHVLTFDLPGHGLSTGERGAVSEFSLYVESIREVMRRHLSSSSLPIYIVAHSTGAAAAVDYILNNHEASQVRKAVLVCPLVRPYHWNAITICIKFLKVFTTNLKRIIRNNSSDSKFLHFVKNDPLQYDQLPLGWVEALIRWNELIKEGSPSPIPILILQGKKDTTVDWRYNVGFLLKKFPNIDIELIENGKHHLFNEKELIREKVFTSIHRYLTGNV, translated from the coding sequence ATGAAACAAGTTATTAAAAATATTCAAAACGATCAGCATTTGCTTTTTACATACGATTCACGCCCCATGACTGAAAATATGAAACGTTACAGTGAGTTTTACAATCTTCCAACAGAGGGGCTAATGTATCGCTACGGATTTGAAACGGTTGCTCATGAACGGTTGTTTATCCAATCTTTTCGTCCCTTACAGATAAAAGCTCATATACTCCTTCTTCATGGCTATTATGATCATGCTGGAGTACTAAGTACGGTTATTCGTTTTTTGATTCAAAAAGGGTTTCATGTGTTGACATTTGATTTACCAGGACATGGATTGTCAACAGGAGAACGAGGAGCCGTATCGGAGTTTTCTCTCTATGTAGAAAGTATTCGAGAAGTCATGCGTAGACACCTGTCTTCAAGCTCTCTACCTATCTATATTGTAGCTCATAGTACTGGCGCTGCTGCTGCAGTCGATTATATACTGAATAACCATGAAGCATCTCAAGTTCGAAAGGCGGTCCTTGTCTGTCCCCTCGTTCGTCCTTATCACTGGAATGCAATCACCATTTGTATAAAGTTCTTAAAAGTGTTCACCACGAATTTGAAAAGGATAATTCGAAACAATTCATCAGATTCAAAGTTTTTGCATTTTGTGAAGAATGATCCGTTACAGTATGATCAGCTCCCCCTCGGTTGGGTAGAAGCCTTGATAAGATGGAATGAATTAATTAAGGAAGGGAGCCCCAGTCCTATTCCTATTCTCATCCTTCAAGGAAAAAAAGATACAACAGTGGATTGGAGGTATAATGTTGGTTTCTTACTGAAGAAGTTTCCAAATATAGATATTGAACTTATAGAGAATGGAAAACATCATTTATTTAATGAAAAAGAGCTGATAAGAGAAAAAGTGTTTACTTCTATCCATCGTTATTTAACAGGTAACGTGTAA
- a CDS encoding YhcN/YlaJ family sporulation lipoprotein — MLSVGFLFGCNDKKDEAEPDPTEEPSEQKAENARNNNGPRDVGYQPDRDQNDNLDNDNQIRLEVADEAADRIAKLDEVDSANVIVTNQNAYVAVVLQDGTKGEVTDRLEKKIADQVRATDPDIRDVFVSSNPDFVNRMKDYGNKINKGAPVKGLFEEFTETVRRVFPNAR, encoded by the coding sequence ATTTTATCAGTAGGGTTTCTTTTTGGTTGTAATGATAAAAAGGATGAAGCTGAACCTGATCCAACTGAAGAACCTTCTGAACAAAAGGCAGAAAATGCTCGTAACAACAATGGACCACGAGATGTTGGATACCAACCCGATAGGGATCAGAATGATAATTTAGATAATGATAACCAAATACGATTAGAGGTAGCGGATGAGGCTGCAGATCGTATTGCTAAATTAGACGAAGTAGACAGTGCGAACGTGATCGTTACAAACCAAAATGCCTATGTGGCAGTTGTTTTACAGGATGGAACAAAAGGAGAAGTAACAGATCGTTTAGAAAAGAAGATTGCAGATCAAGTAAGAGCTACAGATCCAGATATTCGGGACGTATTTGTATCATCCAATCCTGATTTCGTGAATCGTATGAAAGATTATGGAAATAAAATTAATAAAGGTGCTCCAGTAAAAGGGTTATTTGAAGAGTTTACTGAAACCGTTCGAAGAGTATTTCCTAACGCTCGTTAA
- a CDS encoding undecaprenyl-diphosphatase, which yields MDYKVFRTINQLAGRYSSLDMLMILISKKVRYVFMFVLIFMWFRNYSQKKVTLYAVISAAFTLFINTLIKCFYFKPRPFMERRVGILIPSKMDSSFLSKHTLLAFAVSTSIFLHKRILGSVMLGLSLLTGFSRIWLGHHYPSDIIRSVFIGSLTSTIVDKFPGALKVMKRKIKVSSCSNI from the coding sequence ATGGATTATAAAGTATTTAGGACAATCAATCAACTGGCTGGTCGCTATTCTTCATTAGATATGCTGATGATATTGATTTCAAAAAAGGTTCGTTATGTTTTCATGTTTGTGTTGATTTTTATGTGGTTTCGAAACTATTCACAAAAAAAAGTGACATTATATGCAGTGATATCTGCGGCCTTTACGTTATTTATTAATACGTTGATTAAATGTTTTTATTTTAAGCCTCGTCCATTTATGGAGCGCCGTGTCGGTATACTCATTCCTTCAAAGATGGATTCTTCATTCTTAAGTAAACATACGTTGCTTGCTTTTGCTGTATCCACTTCTATCTTTCTCCATAAACGTATTCTTGGGTCAGTTATGTTGGGATTGTCCTTGTTAACGGGATTCTCAAGGATTTGGCTAGGACATCATTATCCTTCTGATATTATCCGAAGCGTCTTCATTGGTAGCTTGACAAGCACTATCGTTGACAAATTCCCAGGTGCTTTAAAGGTAATGAAACGAAAAATAAAAGTATCATCATGTTCCAATATATAA